From a region of the Buteo buteo chromosome 7, bButBut1.hap1.1, whole genome shotgun sequence genome:
- the ANAPC13 gene encoding anaphase-promoting complex subunit 13, whose amino-acid sequence MDSEVQRDGRILDLIDDAWREDKLPYEDVAIPLNELPEPEQDNGGTTESVKEQEMKWTDLALQYLHENVPPTGN is encoded by the exons ATGGACAGCGAAGTGCAAAGGGATGGCAGAATCCTGGATTTGATTGATGATGCGTGGAGGGAGGATAAATTGCCATATGAAGATGTGGCTATCCCTCTG AATGAGCTTCCTGAACCAGAGCAAGACAATGGTGGCACAACTGAGTCTGTGAAAGAGCAAGAAATGAAGTGGACAGATTTGGCTCTCCAGTATCTCCATGAAAATGTTCCACCCACGGGAAACTAG
- the CEP63 gene encoding centrosomal protein of 63 kDa isoform X1, which translates to MEALLEGMQRNGQGSGGFLTSCEAELQELMKQIDIMVAHKKSEWETQTQALEACLSVREQELASARAALQEKYKEVGMLRHQVEDIEKAKQDMVKEYEQQLKKFQEELSRLRRSYEKLQKKQLREARGEANKRQGDDQFEISRLTRKLEEFRQKSLDWEKQRLLYQQQVASLEAQRKALAEQSELIQQTQLANRKQILESVELASRSEIQHLTSKLERANDAICANELEVERLNMIVDDLTVNNRMILEDQQRVQEELRQSKKMLEVLQDEKMELRATLQSQEDFIDSSKLHQEQLQKELARVTETLHTKELLNRALEEHLQEKQLSSPGLELEHILLQLDVAQKKEQHLQSEMTHLENSLVSSNARCVQLSEELDENIKELQSMEEHHTESKAEIKKLKEQLIQAEQTHSSELEGMKREISRLTQELHQRDITIASASGSTSDLEQRLRTEIERAERKAVEHRVILVQLETLRLENRHLSEMLEKTECGMPEGKDVTLRALSEDYAVELNKLKSENQQLRKDLAEARAKLELTRQVCQDEPEGTAQQMQDEEPEARVVQCRTTWEAQHKHDEQAERIYHKPDGTVQHHQGEPQRWAAAEIGTLTPEMGELPTQTTKKNSMESLALGALLGADSLLHVLDGDKDFADEASKQSISNHQRESVPLCPLPTSSVGSIAARYLEEEELRSQHILECLNAHIEELKKESEKIVRQFGHQE; encoded by the exons ATGGAGGCTTTGCTGGAAGGAATGCAAAGAAATGGGCAGGGGAG CGGTGGGTTCTTGACTTCCTGTgaggctgagctgcaggagctgatGAAGCAGATCGACATTATGGTGGCTCACAAGAAATCTGAATGGGAAACACAGACACAGGCTTTAGAAGCTTGCCTGAGTGTTCGAGAACAGGAACTTGcctctgccagggctgctctgcaggaaaaATATAAGGAG GTTGGCATGTTGCGTCACCAGGTAGAAGACATTGAAAAAGCCAAACAGGACATGGTTAAAGAATATGAAcaacagctgaagaaatttCAAGAGGAG TTGTCCAGGCTGAGGAGGAGCTATgagaagctgcagaagaaacaacTAAGAGAAGCTAGAGGAGAAGCTAACAAGAGGCAAGGGGATGACCAGTTTGAAATAAGCCGACTGACCAGGAAGCTGGAG GAGTTTCGTCAAAAATCACTTGACTGGGAGAAGCAGCGCTTGCTTTACCAGCAGCAGGTGGCATCGCTGGAAGCACAGAGGAAGGCTTTGGCTGAACAGTCTGAGCTCATTCAG CAGACTCAGCTTGCCAATCGGAAGCAGATTCTGGAGTCGGTGGAGCTGGCCAGCCGATCAGAAATCCAACACTTAACCAGCAAGCTGGAGAGGGCCAATGATGCTATCTGTGCCAATGAGTTGGAGGTGGAGAGGCTTAACATGATTGTGGATGACCTGACTGTAAACAATCGGATGATTCTGGAAGATCAGCAAAGAGTTCAGGAAGAGTTAAGGCAATCCAAGAAAATGTTAGAG GTGCTACAGGATGAGAAGATGGAACTCAGAGCCACCTTGCAGTCTCAGGAAGATTTCATTGACAGCTCCAAGCTGCACCAGGAACAGTTACAGAAAGAGCTGGCCAGGGTGACTGAAACTCTTCACACTAAAGAACTCCTCAACAG GGCCTTGGAAGAACACTTGCAAGAGAAACAATTGtcttctccagggctggagctggagcatATACTACTGCAGCTGGATGTTGCGCAGAAGAAGGAACAGCACTTACAGTCAGAGATGACTCATCTTGAGAACAG CCTGGTGTCTTCAAATGCAAGGTGTGTACAGCTGAGTGAAGAGCTGGATGAGAATATCAAAGAGCTGCAGTCAATGGAAGAACACCATACTGAGTCAAAGGCAGAGATTAAAAAG CTGAAAGAGCAGCTCATTCAAGCTGAACAAACTCACAGCAGTGAGCTAGAAGGGATGAAAAGGGAAATCTCCAGGTTGACGCAAGAGTTACATCAGCGGGACATCACAATTGCATCTGCAAGTGGCTCCACATCAGACCTAGAACAGCGGCTGAGAACAGAGATtgaaagagcagagaggaaagcGGTGGAGCACAGg GTAATTCTGGTCCAGCTGGAAACCTTGAGGCTGGAAAACCGTCATCTCTcagaaatgctggaaaaaacagagtgTGGTATGCCAGAG GGAAAAGATGTCACCCTAAGAGCACTCAGTGAAGACTATGCTGTTGaactaaataaattaaaatctgagAACCAGCAATTGCGGAAGGATCTAGCAGAGGCCAGAGCAAAACTGGAGCTCACTCGGCAGGTCTGCCAGGATGAACCCGAGGGCACTGCTCAGCAGATGCAAGATGAAGAGCCTGAGGCCAGGGTTGTGCAGTGCAG GACAACTTGGGAAGCACAGCACAAACACGATGAACAAGCAGAGAGAATATATCACAAGCCTGACGGGACTGTTCAGCATCATCAAGGGGAGCCCCAGAGATGGGCGGCTGCTGAAATAGGAACTCTGACACCTGAGATGGGTGAGCTACCCACCCAGACCACCAAGAAGAACTCCATGGAGTCACTTGCTTTGGGTGCCTTGCTGGGAGCGGATTCTTTGCTCCATGTGCTGGATGGAGACAAAGATTTTGCAGATGAAGCATCTAAGCAGTCCATCTCAAATCATCAGAGAGAATCTGTGCCTTTG TGCCCACTGCCTACATCTTCAGTTGGATCGATAGCTGCAAGATACCTGGAAGAAGAAGAACTGAGATCCCAGCACATCCTGGAGTGCCTAAATGCTCACATTGAGGAACtgaaaaaagagagtgaaaagatAGTGAGACAATTTGGACACCAGGAGTAA
- the CEP63 gene encoding centrosomal protein of 63 kDa isoform X2 produces the protein MEALLEGMQRNGQGSGGFLTSCEAELQELMKQIDIMVAHKKSEWETQTQALEACLSVREQELASARAALQEKYKEVGMLRHQVEDIEKAKQDMVKEYEQQLKKFQEELSRLRRSYEKLQKKQLREARGEANKRQGDDQFEISRLTRKLEEFRQKSLDWEKQRLLYQQQVASLEAQRKALAEQSELIQTQLANRKQILESVELASRSEIQHLTSKLERANDAICANELEVERLNMIVDDLTVNNRMILEDQQRVQEELRQSKKMLEVLQDEKMELRATLQSQEDFIDSSKLHQEQLQKELARVTETLHTKELLNRALEEHLQEKQLSSPGLELEHILLQLDVAQKKEQHLQSEMTHLENSLVSSNARCVQLSEELDENIKELQSMEEHHTESKAEIKKLKEQLIQAEQTHSSELEGMKREISRLTQELHQRDITIASASGSTSDLEQRLRTEIERAERKAVEHRVILVQLETLRLENRHLSEMLEKTECGMPEGKDVTLRALSEDYAVELNKLKSENQQLRKDLAEARAKLELTRQVCQDEPEGTAQQMQDEEPEARVVQCRTTWEAQHKHDEQAERIYHKPDGTVQHHQGEPQRWAAAEIGTLTPEMGELPTQTTKKNSMESLALGALLGADSLLHVLDGDKDFADEASKQSISNHQRESVPLCPLPTSSVGSIAARYLEEEELRSQHILECLNAHIEELKKESEKIVRQFGHQE, from the exons ATGGAGGCTTTGCTGGAAGGAATGCAAAGAAATGGGCAGGGGAG CGGTGGGTTCTTGACTTCCTGTgaggctgagctgcaggagctgatGAAGCAGATCGACATTATGGTGGCTCACAAGAAATCTGAATGGGAAACACAGACACAGGCTTTAGAAGCTTGCCTGAGTGTTCGAGAACAGGAACTTGcctctgccagggctgctctgcaggaaaaATATAAGGAG GTTGGCATGTTGCGTCACCAGGTAGAAGACATTGAAAAAGCCAAACAGGACATGGTTAAAGAATATGAAcaacagctgaagaaatttCAAGAGGAG TTGTCCAGGCTGAGGAGGAGCTATgagaagctgcagaagaaacaacTAAGAGAAGCTAGAGGAGAAGCTAACAAGAGGCAAGGGGATGACCAGTTTGAAATAAGCCGACTGACCAGGAAGCTGGAG GAGTTTCGTCAAAAATCACTTGACTGGGAGAAGCAGCGCTTGCTTTACCAGCAGCAGGTGGCATCGCTGGAAGCACAGAGGAAGGCTTTGGCTGAACAGTCTGAGCTCATTCAG ACTCAGCTTGCCAATCGGAAGCAGATTCTGGAGTCGGTGGAGCTGGCCAGCCGATCAGAAATCCAACACTTAACCAGCAAGCTGGAGAGGGCCAATGATGCTATCTGTGCCAATGAGTTGGAGGTGGAGAGGCTTAACATGATTGTGGATGACCTGACTGTAAACAATCGGATGATTCTGGAAGATCAGCAAAGAGTTCAGGAAGAGTTAAGGCAATCCAAGAAAATGTTAGAG GTGCTACAGGATGAGAAGATGGAACTCAGAGCCACCTTGCAGTCTCAGGAAGATTTCATTGACAGCTCCAAGCTGCACCAGGAACAGTTACAGAAAGAGCTGGCCAGGGTGACTGAAACTCTTCACACTAAAGAACTCCTCAACAG GGCCTTGGAAGAACACTTGCAAGAGAAACAATTGtcttctccagggctggagctggagcatATACTACTGCAGCTGGATGTTGCGCAGAAGAAGGAACAGCACTTACAGTCAGAGATGACTCATCTTGAGAACAG CCTGGTGTCTTCAAATGCAAGGTGTGTACAGCTGAGTGAAGAGCTGGATGAGAATATCAAAGAGCTGCAGTCAATGGAAGAACACCATACTGAGTCAAAGGCAGAGATTAAAAAG CTGAAAGAGCAGCTCATTCAAGCTGAACAAACTCACAGCAGTGAGCTAGAAGGGATGAAAAGGGAAATCTCCAGGTTGACGCAAGAGTTACATCAGCGGGACATCACAATTGCATCTGCAAGTGGCTCCACATCAGACCTAGAACAGCGGCTGAGAACAGAGATtgaaagagcagagaggaaagcGGTGGAGCACAGg GTAATTCTGGTCCAGCTGGAAACCTTGAGGCTGGAAAACCGTCATCTCTcagaaatgctggaaaaaacagagtgTGGTATGCCAGAG GGAAAAGATGTCACCCTAAGAGCACTCAGTGAAGACTATGCTGTTGaactaaataaattaaaatctgagAACCAGCAATTGCGGAAGGATCTAGCAGAGGCCAGAGCAAAACTGGAGCTCACTCGGCAGGTCTGCCAGGATGAACCCGAGGGCACTGCTCAGCAGATGCAAGATGAAGAGCCTGAGGCCAGGGTTGTGCAGTGCAG GACAACTTGGGAAGCACAGCACAAACACGATGAACAAGCAGAGAGAATATATCACAAGCCTGACGGGACTGTTCAGCATCATCAAGGGGAGCCCCAGAGATGGGCGGCTGCTGAAATAGGAACTCTGACACCTGAGATGGGTGAGCTACCCACCCAGACCACCAAGAAGAACTCCATGGAGTCACTTGCTTTGGGTGCCTTGCTGGGAGCGGATTCTTTGCTCCATGTGCTGGATGGAGACAAAGATTTTGCAGATGAAGCATCTAAGCAGTCCATCTCAAATCATCAGAGAGAATCTGTGCCTTTG TGCCCACTGCCTACATCTTCAGTTGGATCGATAGCTGCAAGATACCTGGAAGAAGAAGAACTGAGATCCCAGCACATCCTGGAGTGCCTAAATGCTCACATTGAGGAACtgaaaaaagagagtgaaaagatAGTGAGACAATTTGGACACCAGGAGTAA
- the CEP63 gene encoding centrosomal protein of 63 kDa isoform X3, translating into MKQIDIMVAHKKSEWETQTQALEACLSVREQELASARAALQEKYKEVGMLRHQVEDIEKAKQDMVKEYEQQLKKFQEELSRLRRSYEKLQKKQLREARGEANKRQGDDQFEISRLTRKLEEFRQKSLDWEKQRLLYQQQVASLEAQRKALAEQSELIQQTQLANRKQILESVELASRSEIQHLTSKLERANDAICANELEVERLNMIVDDLTVNNRMILEDQQRVQEELRQSKKMLEVLQDEKMELRATLQSQEDFIDSSKLHQEQLQKELARVTETLHTKELLNRALEEHLQEKQLSSPGLELEHILLQLDVAQKKEQHLQSEMTHLENSLVSSNARCVQLSEELDENIKELQSMEEHHTESKAEIKKLKEQLIQAEQTHSSELEGMKREISRLTQELHQRDITIASASGSTSDLEQRLRTEIERAERKAVEHRVILVQLETLRLENRHLSEMLEKTECGMPEGKDVTLRALSEDYAVELNKLKSENQQLRKDLAEARAKLELTRQVCQDEPEGTAQQMQDEEPEARVVQCRTTWEAQHKHDEQAERIYHKPDGTVQHHQGEPQRWAAAEIGTLTPEMGELPTQTTKKNSMESLALGALLGADSLLHVLDGDKDFADEASKQSISNHQRESVPLCPLPTSSVGSIAARYLEEEELRSQHILECLNAHIEELKKESEKIVRQFGHQE; encoded by the exons atGAAGCAGATCGACATTATGGTGGCTCACAAGAAATCTGAATGGGAAACACAGACACAGGCTTTAGAAGCTTGCCTGAGTGTTCGAGAACAGGAACTTGcctctgccagggctgctctgcaggaaaaATATAAGGAG GTTGGCATGTTGCGTCACCAGGTAGAAGACATTGAAAAAGCCAAACAGGACATGGTTAAAGAATATGAAcaacagctgaagaaatttCAAGAGGAG TTGTCCAGGCTGAGGAGGAGCTATgagaagctgcagaagaaacaacTAAGAGAAGCTAGAGGAGAAGCTAACAAGAGGCAAGGGGATGACCAGTTTGAAATAAGCCGACTGACCAGGAAGCTGGAG GAGTTTCGTCAAAAATCACTTGACTGGGAGAAGCAGCGCTTGCTTTACCAGCAGCAGGTGGCATCGCTGGAAGCACAGAGGAAGGCTTTGGCTGAACAGTCTGAGCTCATTCAG CAGACTCAGCTTGCCAATCGGAAGCAGATTCTGGAGTCGGTGGAGCTGGCCAGCCGATCAGAAATCCAACACTTAACCAGCAAGCTGGAGAGGGCCAATGATGCTATCTGTGCCAATGAGTTGGAGGTGGAGAGGCTTAACATGATTGTGGATGACCTGACTGTAAACAATCGGATGATTCTGGAAGATCAGCAAAGAGTTCAGGAAGAGTTAAGGCAATCCAAGAAAATGTTAGAG GTGCTACAGGATGAGAAGATGGAACTCAGAGCCACCTTGCAGTCTCAGGAAGATTTCATTGACAGCTCCAAGCTGCACCAGGAACAGTTACAGAAAGAGCTGGCCAGGGTGACTGAAACTCTTCACACTAAAGAACTCCTCAACAG GGCCTTGGAAGAACACTTGCAAGAGAAACAATTGtcttctccagggctggagctggagcatATACTACTGCAGCTGGATGTTGCGCAGAAGAAGGAACAGCACTTACAGTCAGAGATGACTCATCTTGAGAACAG CCTGGTGTCTTCAAATGCAAGGTGTGTACAGCTGAGTGAAGAGCTGGATGAGAATATCAAAGAGCTGCAGTCAATGGAAGAACACCATACTGAGTCAAAGGCAGAGATTAAAAAG CTGAAAGAGCAGCTCATTCAAGCTGAACAAACTCACAGCAGTGAGCTAGAAGGGATGAAAAGGGAAATCTCCAGGTTGACGCAAGAGTTACATCAGCGGGACATCACAATTGCATCTGCAAGTGGCTCCACATCAGACCTAGAACAGCGGCTGAGAACAGAGATtgaaagagcagagaggaaagcGGTGGAGCACAGg GTAATTCTGGTCCAGCTGGAAACCTTGAGGCTGGAAAACCGTCATCTCTcagaaatgctggaaaaaacagagtgTGGTATGCCAGAG GGAAAAGATGTCACCCTAAGAGCACTCAGTGAAGACTATGCTGTTGaactaaataaattaaaatctgagAACCAGCAATTGCGGAAGGATCTAGCAGAGGCCAGAGCAAAACTGGAGCTCACTCGGCAGGTCTGCCAGGATGAACCCGAGGGCACTGCTCAGCAGATGCAAGATGAAGAGCCTGAGGCCAGGGTTGTGCAGTGCAG GACAACTTGGGAAGCACAGCACAAACACGATGAACAAGCAGAGAGAATATATCACAAGCCTGACGGGACTGTTCAGCATCATCAAGGGGAGCCCCAGAGATGGGCGGCTGCTGAAATAGGAACTCTGACACCTGAGATGGGTGAGCTACCCACCCAGACCACCAAGAAGAACTCCATGGAGTCACTTGCTTTGGGTGCCTTGCTGGGAGCGGATTCTTTGCTCCATGTGCTGGATGGAGACAAAGATTTTGCAGATGAAGCATCTAAGCAGTCCATCTCAAATCATCAGAGAGAATCTGTGCCTTTG TGCCCACTGCCTACATCTTCAGTTGGATCGATAGCTGCAAGATACCTGGAAGAAGAAGAACTGAGATCCCAGCACATCCTGGAGTGCCTAAATGCTCACATTGAGGAACtgaaaaaagagagtgaaaagatAGTGAGACAATTTGGACACCAGGAGTAA